In one window of Burkholderia sp. NRF60-BP8 DNA:
- a CDS encoding DUF3309 family protein translates to MLGTILIIVLILLLIGAFPAWPHSRSWGYWPSGTVGLIVVIVVILVLLGRI, encoded by the coding sequence ATGCTCGGTACGATCCTCATCATCGTTCTGATTCTGTTGCTCATCGGAGCATTTCCCGCATGGCCGCATAGCCGAAGCTGGGGTTATTGGCCGTCGGGGACCGTCGGGCTGATCGTCGTCATTGTCGTGATACTGGTGCTGCTCGGTCGCATCTGA
- a CDS encoding acyl-CoA dehydrogenase family protein: MIRLNKSAALPAVGMTGFETPLSEEESAIQHTVHRFARDVLRPIGRELDRMTAEDVIAPGSPYWAAIVESAKLGLDPQLIAQFPPETAVRIESLIGEELGWGDSGLAVSIGAATMPLMMAHTVGNAELIEMCAGKVGCWMNTQPDRGSDAAILYRQELAGNGRQPVGNVTAKVGADEIVINGQSSAWISNGSVAQVALAYMAADYGDGFYGEGERSAFTNGIAMILPLDLPGVSRGKPLDKIGQRALPQGEIYFDNVKVPKRFAVALKDDYLGNLASTWSYAGTHMCQVFVGAARAAFELALAYCHERKQGGALLMDHQMTHLRIGEMLRRLEMARAIARRSLAFSRMSPQSHPYATAQAKVSVTEEAMKITHEAFQLFGGNGTTREFPIEKLFRDVRSALIEDGENYILASRLGVLAGQLYENGWTRE; the protein is encoded by the coding sequence ATGATTCGTCTGAACAAGTCCGCGGCGCTGCCCGCGGTCGGCATGACCGGCTTCGAGACGCCGCTGAGCGAAGAGGAAAGCGCAATCCAGCACACGGTTCATCGTTTTGCGCGCGACGTGCTGCGGCCGATCGGCCGCGAGCTCGACCGGATGACGGCGGAGGACGTGATTGCCCCCGGCTCGCCGTACTGGGCCGCGATCGTCGAGAGCGCGAAGCTCGGGCTCGATCCGCAACTGATCGCGCAGTTTCCGCCGGAGACGGCCGTGCGCATCGAGTCGTTGATCGGCGAGGAGCTCGGCTGGGGCGATTCGGGCCTCGCCGTGTCGATCGGTGCGGCCACGATGCCGTTGATGATGGCGCACACGGTCGGCAACGCCGAACTGATCGAGATGTGCGCGGGCAAGGTCGGCTGCTGGATGAACACGCAGCCCGATCGCGGGTCGGATGCGGCGATCCTGTATCGGCAGGAGCTCGCCGGGAACGGCCGACAGCCGGTCGGCAACGTGACCGCGAAGGTCGGCGCCGACGAGATCGTGATCAACGGGCAAAGCTCGGCGTGGATCTCGAACGGCTCGGTCGCGCAGGTCGCGCTCGCGTACATGGCGGCCGACTACGGCGACGGCTTCTACGGCGAAGGCGAGCGCAGCGCGTTCACGAACGGCATCGCGATGATCCTGCCGCTCGATCTGCCCGGCGTGTCGCGCGGCAAGCCGCTCGACAAGATCGGCCAGCGCGCGTTGCCGCAGGGCGAGATCTATTTCGACAACGTGAAGGTGCCGAAGCGCTTCGCGGTCGCGCTGAAGGACGACTATCTCGGCAACCTCGCATCGACGTGGTCGTATGCGGGCACGCACATGTGCCAGGTGTTCGTCGGCGCGGCGCGGGCCGCGTTCGAACTGGCGCTCGCGTATTGCCACGAGCGCAAGCAGGGCGGCGCGCTGCTGATGGATCACCAGATGACGCACCTGCGCATCGGCGAGATGCTGCGCCGGCTCGAAATGGCGCGCGCGATCGCGCGCCGCAGCCTCGCGTTCTCGCGGATGTCGCCCCAGAGTCATCCCTATGCGACCGCGCAGGCGAAGGTCAGCGTGACCGAGGAGGCGATGAAGATCACGCACGAGGCGTTTCAACTGTTCGGCGGCAACGGCACCACGCGCGAATTCCCGATCGAGAAGCTGTTCCGTGACGTGCGTTCGGCCCTGATCGAGGATGGCGAGAACTACATCCTCGCGTCGCGTCTCGGCGTGCTGGCAGGCCAGCTTTACGAGAACGGATGGACGCGCGAATAA
- a CDS encoding TetR/AcrR family transcriptional regulator — MTVSNEPRSTKKRRTSTPAAAAGNTDGLRAQGLRTRNTIIRVARKLLLDGGPLEFSQRAVAAAAGISVSNLQYYFPTRIAVLRAVIEPVIDTYLDDMKRAMSSEASPRDVFEEIMQRSIADAKDAKYNALFRHLLSFAATDAECFKLYDEWYTTLTRDLAQLLRAVNPAFSAADSRHAATMLIALADGLAMQYGTGRLTQALDAYFLATSRAIAYGTLTGPAGK, encoded by the coding sequence ATGACAGTGTCCAACGAGCCGCGCAGCACGAAAAAGCGACGCACCTCGACTCCCGCCGCCGCAGCCGGCAACACCGACGGCTTGCGGGCGCAGGGCCTGCGCACCCGCAACACGATCATTCGCGTCGCACGCAAGCTGCTGCTCGACGGCGGCCCGCTGGAATTCTCGCAGCGCGCGGTTGCCGCGGCCGCCGGCATCAGCGTCAGCAATCTGCAGTACTACTTCCCGACCCGCATCGCCGTGTTGCGGGCCGTCATCGAACCGGTCATCGACACCTATCTCGACGACATGAAGCGCGCGATGAGCAGCGAAGCGTCCCCGCGCGACGTGTTCGAAGAGATCATGCAGCGCTCGATCGCCGATGCGAAGGATGCCAAGTACAACGCACTGTTCCGGCATTTGCTGTCGTTTGCGGCTACCGATGCCGAATGTTTCAAGCTCTACGACGAGTGGTACACGACGCTGACGCGCGACCTCGCGCAACTGCTGCGCGCCGTCAATCCGGCGTTCAGCGCGGCCGACAGCCGGCATGCGGCGACGATGCTGATCGCGCTGGCCGACGGCCTCGCAATGCAGTACGGCACCGGGCGGCTGACGCAGGCGCTCGATGCGTATTTCCTCGCGACGTCGCGCGCGATCGCCTACGGCACGCTGACGGGGCCGGCCGGCAAGTAA
- a CDS encoding histidine phosphatase family protein, which translates to MAELFLVRHGQASFGTDDYDRLSAAGDQQGVWLGEYFARQGLTFDRVICGTMNRHAQTVAAILRGMGREGVAVDRHPGLNEYDFHGLFAAAASDYPEIARLAAGSMKEHFRALRQVLHLWTEDKLGDAAPETWADFQQRVADARAAIRHGGGQRVLAVSSGGPIAVTVQQVLAAPPSSAIALNLQIRNSSLSQFFFNADAFHLASFNGIPHLEDPERHALRTYG; encoded by the coding sequence ATGGCTGAACTCTTTCTGGTACGGCACGGGCAGGCGTCGTTCGGCACCGACGACTACGACCGGCTGTCCGCGGCGGGCGACCAGCAGGGCGTCTGGCTCGGCGAATACTTCGCGCGGCAGGGCCTGACGTTCGACCGCGTGATCTGCGGCACGATGAACCGCCATGCGCAGACGGTCGCCGCGATCCTGCGCGGAATGGGCCGCGAAGGCGTCGCGGTCGACCGCCATCCGGGCCTGAACGAATACGATTTCCACGGGCTGTTCGCCGCAGCCGCCAGCGACTATCCGGAGATCGCGCGGCTCGCGGCCGGCTCGATGAAGGAACACTTCCGCGCGCTGCGGCAGGTGCTGCACCTGTGGACCGAGGACAAGCTCGGCGACGCGGCCCCCGAAACCTGGGCCGATTTCCAGCAGCGCGTGGCCGACGCGCGCGCCGCGATCCGCCACGGCGGCGGCCAGCGCGTGCTGGCGGTGAGTTCGGGCGGCCCGATCGCGGTCACCGTGCAGCAGGTGCTCGCGGCGCCGCCGTCGAGCGCGATCGCGCTGAACCTGCAGATTCGCAACAGCAGTCTTTCGCAGTTTTTCTTCAACGCCGACGCGTTCCATCTCGCGTCGTTCAACGGCATCCCGCATCTGGAGGATCCCGAACGACACGCGCTGCGGACCTACGGCTGA